The following proteins are co-located in the Halarsenatibacter silvermanii genome:
- a CDS encoding TolC family protein yields the protein MSAVSDKNCFHYFNIIKYSAVFLIAGILLLGFSLSAQGAETETPAGESITLAESIELALEQNWGLMSAREELRSQEPMVDIAESARYPDIDFSTSYSRFDETGVMDADLDEEQLGQLESIEDQDVPTIANMFEGMDDGQDSMHSTEISLQQPIYTFGRISSGIESAEAALRAGEAGFTDERQDLIHDVITAYHNVILAEEMVGVQKDHREAVKSHKEVVEANLEAGMVTELDLYEARVALSEIEQELVEAESDLKLARNQFRSVLGLPETAQISPADEPQDSLEGMEDEALKLSEKEERIDLADNPQLEELSHQLEASQADTEAAEAERYPDIALSGSYSLEDDDFGFDESSWSVAVSVGLDVFDGGQTRAEIEQAEAESRQLEHAREDMRSQLEVEYERAFNALSDALSQEDLAFDMREEAEKRVELAELRYAEGVGTSTDVLDARAEESQARLARKQAEYSRIEAISDVYRVLGHVDKLFEEVN from the coding sequence ATGTCAGCGGTGTCAGATAAAAATTGTTTTCATTATTTTAATATCATTAAGTATTCAGCTGTTTTTTTAATTGCCGGAATACTGCTGCTGGGATTTTCTCTATCTGCGCAGGGGGCTGAGACAGAGACTCCTGCCGGAGAAAGCATAACTCTGGCTGAGAGCATCGAACTTGCCCTGGAGCAGAACTGGGGTCTTATGTCGGCCCGCGAGGAATTGAGATCGCAGGAGCCGATGGTCGATATAGCCGAATCGGCCCGCTATCCCGATATAGATTTTTCGACCAGCTATTCACGCTTTGATGAGACCGGTGTGATGGACGCTGATTTAGATGAAGAACAATTGGGGCAGCTTGAATCTATTGAAGACCAGGATGTGCCGACAATAGCTAATATGTTCGAGGGAATGGACGATGGTCAGGACAGCATGCACTCCACCGAGATCAGTCTGCAGCAGCCTATATATACCTTCGGACGCATCAGCAGCGGGATAGAATCGGCGGAAGCTGCCCTCAGGGCGGGAGAGGCAGGTTTCACCGACGAGAGGCAGGATCTGATCCATGATGTAATCACCGCCTATCATAACGTTATTCTGGCCGAGGAGATGGTCGGAGTGCAGAAGGATCATCGGGAGGCGGTCAAATCTCATAAAGAAGTGGTAGAAGCCAATCTCGAGGCTGGTATGGTCACCGAGCTCGATCTTTACGAAGCCAGGGTGGCGCTTTCCGAGATAGAACAGGAACTGGTCGAAGCGGAAAGCGATCTTAAGCTGGCCCGCAATCAGTTCCGCAGTGTGCTGGGACTGCCCGAAACCGCGCAGATCTCTCCTGCTGATGAGCCGCAGGACAGCCTGGAGGGCATGGAGGATGAAGCATTGAAGTTGAGCGAAAAGGAAGAAAGAATTGATCTGGCTGACAATCCTCAGCTGGAGGAACTTTCCCATCAGCTGGAGGCCTCGCAGGCTGACACAGAAGCTGCAGAAGCAGAACGCTATCCTGATATCGCTCTCTCGGGCAGTTATTCCTTAGAGGATGACGATTTTGGTTTTGACGAGAGCTCCTGGTCAGTGGCTGTCAGCGTGGGACTTGATGTATTTGACGGCGGTCAGACGAGAGCTGAGATAGAGCAGGCCGAAGCGGAGTCCCGACAGTTAGAACATGCCCGGGAGGATATGCGCTCGCAGCTCGAGGTGGAGTATGAAAGGGCCTTTAATGCTCTATCCGATGCACTTTCGCAGGAGGATTTAGCCTTTGATATGCGGGAAGAAGCTGAAAAGCGGGTAGAACTGGCCGAACTCCGTTATGCCGAAGGTGTGGGCACCAGCACCGATGTTCTGGACGCCCGGGCTGAAGAAAGTCAGGCCCGTCTGGCCCGAAAACAGGCCGAATACAGCCGTATAGAAGCCATTTCAGACGTTTATCGGGTGCTGGGCCATGTCGATAAATTATTTGAGGAGGTTAATTAA
- a CDS encoding GGDEF domain-containing protein codes for MSMKKLIEFFLPEINIILEDLTDEMICFFDGGGEIIAANNAFAQNFLRREKTPFDRNFFELLTERYKDKVDLPAEDQYKRQRLKFTVKNGTPFFSDSIIFHRKDKFLFLGKSGSPSDEEALKEISKLNNELANKTRQLAKKNAELERTRAEMERIIRTDELTGLANRRAFREFAGKMLAQAQRYYWDVSFVMMDLDNFKEINDKFGHKVGDEVLKSLGKVLLNNVRDGDIVARIGGEEFGILLMEAAGEEAEKFAERIREEIKDMNVGYEDLSHTVSMGVTQFRDKDDLDELMIRADRALYKAKNAGKDVVKRM; via the coding sequence ATGAGCATGAAGAAGCTGATCGAATTTTTCCTGCCGGAAATCAATATTATTTTGGAAGATCTGACCGATGAGATGATCTGTTTTTTTGATGGCGGGGGCGAAATAATAGCTGCCAACAATGCTTTTGCTCAAAATTTTTTGCGTCGGGAAAAAACACCTTTTGACCGTAATTTTTTTGAGCTGCTGACTGAAAGATATAAAGATAAGGTAGATCTGCCGGCTGAAGATCAATATAAAAGGCAGAGGTTGAAATTCACTGTCAAAAATGGCACCCCCTTTTTTAGCGATAGTATTATTTTCCACAGAAAAGACAAATTTTTGTTTCTGGGCAAATCCGGCTCACCCAGCGATGAAGAAGCATTAAAAGAGATAAGCAAACTCAACAATGAACTTGCCAATAAAACCAGGCAGCTGGCAAAAAAGAATGCCGAGCTGGAAAGAACCAGAGCAGAGATGGAGAGGATAATCAGGACTGATGAGCTCACAGGGCTCGCCAACAGGAGGGCATTCAGGGAGTTTGCCGGGAAAATGCTGGCTCAGGCCCAAAGATATTATTGGGACGTATCTTTTGTTATGATGGATCTTGATAATTTTAAGGAAATCAACGATAAATTCGGGCATAAAGTGGGAGATGAGGTCTTGAAAAGTTTGGGCAAAGTGCTTTTGAACAATGTTCGAGATGGTGATATAGTGGCCAGAATTGGCGGGGAAGAATTCGGCATCTTATTGATGGAGGCCGCTGGTGAGGAGGCGGAAAAATTTGCTGAGAGGATAAGAGAAGAAATCAAAGATATGAATGTGGGATATGAGGATTTATCTCACACTGTGAGTATGGGGGTTACCCAGTTCAGAGACAAAGATGATCTGGATGAGCTAATGATAAGAGCTGATCGAGCTCTTTATAAAGCCAAGAATGCTGGCAAGGATGTAGTGAAAAGAATGTGA
- a CDS encoding efflux RND transporter permease subunit has protein sequence MKLSKLAVDRPIFTIMVILIIMFLGFIGVRELGLDLYPDIEFPVVAVMTEYEGATPEEVENLVTRPIEDATSSVDGIEDVNSTSNPGQSFVINQFEFGTDLDFAQLDVREQIDMIRGVLPDDAEDPMIFTFDPQQLPIATYGFTGERDTLELTNWAEDNLEPRLERLPGIASVDVTGGLDREVHVDVDQDSLHGYGLTLTDLTEKLQSENVKRSGGDIEIGRKEMLTETDGEFDSVDEIRDLHLNDMGLQLSQVAEVIDGESETEQYARVDGVEGIGLSIQSESGANTVLAARRLQEEIADIEENLLADDMSLQNIYDESEFIVDAINNLARDAFIGGLMAVIVLYIFMRSIKTTLIVGLAMPISIVATFVLMYFGDLTFNLMSLGGLALGIGMLVDNAIVVIENIYRMRQNNVESRLAATRGSGEVASAITASTLTTASVFLPVVFIEGIASELFTELSMTVAFSLFASLLVALTLIPMMASRLMNGATSGGKRHLEKFDRVGGRVKNIYGRFINLALDYRFVVVGAVAVLFAASLLLFPRIGAEFMPDMDEGEIRVDIELPQGTVLSETRSVALDVEDYICEEIEEVDIVFSGIGMGAGQALIFGGGGASHEASIDVSLVGQAQRERETSEIAAEIRSFTEDIPRADISVTEVEGGAGGGGPGEGAPVELTVYGSDLELLEEITDELALVVEDVEGAVDVNTSMDEGSPEVAVDVDRNRSADLGVPASLIAQTVNTGVDGDVATMYRVDDDEHDVNVRLAEGGRESLNELRSLRVASENAGMVELRELANIYQTEGPVSIDRENRERTATVTADLHERDLGGVIEDIEAELDGVNIPEDYRVEITGEAEDMAEAFGDLGYAMILAIVLIYMIMAAQFESLLHPFTIMFTVPMAIIGVLAGLFLTGHSISIVSIIGMIMLIGIVVNNAIVLVDYVNILRSRGQTRREALVNAGKIRLRPIMMTALTTMLALTPLALGIGEGAEAQAPMGVVVIGGLFTATFLTLVFLPVVYSLIDGADDKIKGLIWN, from the coding sequence GTGAAACTATCTAAACTCGCCGTTGACCGTCCCATCTTTACAATCATGGTCATCCTCATAATTATGTTTTTGGGTTTTATCGGTGTCAGAGAACTGGGGCTGGACCTATATCCCGATATAGAGTTTCCCGTGGTGGCCGTTATGACTGAATACGAAGGAGCCACACCGGAAGAAGTAGAAAATCTTGTTACCAGGCCGATAGAAGATGCGACCAGTTCGGTCGACGGTATAGAAGATGTCAATTCTACTTCCAATCCGGGCCAGTCTTTTGTGATAAATCAATTTGAATTTGGCACCGATCTGGATTTTGCTCAGCTGGATGTTAGAGAACAGATCGACATGATTCGGGGAGTACTGCCGGATGATGCCGAAGATCCGATGATTTTCACTTTCGATCCCCAGCAGCTGCCCATCGCTACCTACGGTTTCACCGGAGAAAGAGATACACTGGAGCTGACCAACTGGGCGGAGGATAATCTCGAGCCCCGGCTGGAAAGATTGCCGGGTATTGCCAGCGTGGATGTAACCGGCGGGCTCGATAGAGAGGTTCATGTTGATGTCGATCAGGATTCTCTGCACGGATACGGGTTGACGCTGACCGATCTAACTGAGAAATTGCAGTCGGAAAATGTAAAGCGTTCCGGTGGAGATATAGAAATAGGACGCAAAGAGATGCTGACCGAAACCGATGGAGAGTTTGATAGCGTGGATGAGATCAGGGATCTGCATCTCAATGATATGGGCCTTCAGCTTTCTCAGGTAGCAGAGGTGATCGACGGCGAATCGGAGACAGAACAGTATGCCCGGGTTGATGGGGTGGAAGGTATCGGGCTTTCCATCCAGAGTGAGAGCGGAGCCAATACCGTGCTGGCCGCCCGGCGTCTGCAGGAGGAAATAGCCGATATAGAGGAAAATTTGCTCGCCGATGACATGAGCCTGCAGAATATATATGACGAATCTGAATTTATCGTCGACGCCATCAATAATCTGGCCCGGGACGCTTTTATCGGCGGGTTAATGGCTGTCATAGTACTCTATATTTTTATGCGCAGTATCAAAACGACCCTGATAGTCGGATTGGCCATGCCTATTTCCATCGTGGCCACCTTTGTGCTGATGTACTTTGGCGATCTCACCTTCAACCTGATGTCACTGGGCGGTCTGGCGCTCGGTATCGGGATGCTGGTGGATAATGCCATAGTTGTAATTGAAAATATTTACAGGATGAGACAGAACAATGTTGAATCCCGTCTGGCAGCCACCAGAGGCAGCGGAGAGGTGGCCTCAGCCATCACCGCCTCCACCCTTACGACAGCTTCGGTATTTCTGCCCGTTGTTTTCATCGAGGGGATCGCTTCAGAGTTATTCACTGAATTATCTATGACCGTGGCTTTTTCCCTGTTTGCTTCTCTGCTGGTGGCCCTGACTTTGATTCCTATGATGGCCTCCCGGCTTATGAATGGAGCCACTTCAGGCGGCAAAAGGCATCTTGAAAAATTTGACAGAGTCGGCGGTCGGGTTAAAAATATATACGGCCGTTTTATAAATCTGGCTCTCGATTATCGCTTTGTAGTGGTGGGAGCGGTGGCTGTGCTCTTCGCGGCCAGCCTGCTTTTGTTCCCCCGTATCGGAGCAGAGTTTATGCCTGATATGGATGAAGGGGAAATAAGAGTCGACATCGAGCTGCCCCAGGGCACAGTTCTATCCGAAACCCGCAGTGTGGCTCTAGATGTAGAGGATTATATCTGCGAGGAAATAGAAGAGGTGGATATCGTCTTTTCCGGGATAGGTATGGGAGCCGGACAGGCGCTCATATTCGGAGGCGGCGGTGCTTCCCATGAAGCTTCGATAGATGTTAGCCTGGTGGGGCAGGCGCAGAGAGAACGGGAAACTTCTGAGATAGCAGCGGAAATTAGAAGTTTTACCGAAGATATCCCCAGAGCCGATATTTCTGTAACAGAAGTCGAGGGAGGAGCTGGAGGCGGCGGCCCCGGCGAAGGTGCTCCTGTTGAACTGACAGTGTACGGCTCCGACCTGGAGCTGCTGGAAGAAATAACAGATGAGCTGGCTCTGGTGGTTGAAGATGTCGAGGGAGCCGTTGACGTCAATACCAGCATGGATGAAGGGAGCCCGGAAGTTGCAGTCGATGTAGACAGAAATCGCAGTGCCGATCTGGGCGTACCTGCTTCCCTGATAGCGCAGACAGTTAACACCGGTGTCGATGGTGATGTTGCCACCATGTATCGCGTCGATGATGACGAACACGATGTCAATGTGCGCCTGGCAGAGGGCGGCCGGGAAAGTCTTAATGAATTGAGAAGTCTCCGGGTGGCTTCGGAAAACGCCGGGATGGTGGAGCTGCGGGAACTGGCCAATATATATCAGACAGAAGGTCCGGTGAGCATAGATAGGGAGAATCGGGAGAGGACCGCCACAGTTACCGCAGATCTCCATGAACGCGATCTTGGCGGCGTGATCGAGGATATCGAGGCTGAGCTGGATGGAGTCAATATACCCGAGGACTATCGGGTGGAGATCACCGGTGAGGCTGAAGATATGGCTGAGGCGTTTGGAGATCTCGGCTATGCCATGATTCTGGCCATAGTGCTGATATACATGATTATGGCGGCTCAGTTTGAATCGCTGCTGCATCCTTTTACCATCATGTTTACCGTGCCGATGGCCATAATCGGGGTGCTGGCCGGACTGTTTTTGACCGGTCATTCTATCAGCATAGTTTCCATAATCGGAATGATAATGCTCATAGGCATTGTGGTCAATAATGCGATCGTGCTGGTTGATTATGTTAATATCCTGCGCAGCCGGGGGCAGACCCGTCGTGAGGCGCTGGTCAACGCCGGCAAAATCAGGCTCAGACCGATAATGATGACAGCGTTGACTACCATGCTGGCTCTGACCCCGCTGGCGCTGGGCATCGGTGAAGGAGCAGAAGCTCAGGCTCCCATGGGTGTTGTTGTTATCGGCGGGCTGTTTACAGCAACTTTTCTGACGCTTGTCTTTTTGCCGGTGGTTTATTCCCTGATCGATGGCGCCGATGATAAGATCAAAGGTCTGATCTGGAACTAA
- a CDS encoding TetR/AcrR family transcriptional regulator: MEIERTKAEILEATQELFSRQGYHATTMKDIVEVSNTSKGTLYHYFENKLELFETMLNKVVGELYDKITGISSLEIEFEEKLERLVKALVIFYKENGDLAFTFLVSSGTDLKKKAMEWHTNFNDAIKKIISEGVEAGFLKNKNIEMLSHSLLGLTRSLTPPMVKRDFVESDQMVNFILELYLEGVKIEDVSGVR, encoded by the coding sequence ATGGAAATTGAAAGGACCAAAGCGGAAATACTGGAGGCGACACAGGAATTGTTTTCCCGACAGGGATATCATGCCACCACCATGAAAGACATAGTGGAGGTTTCGAATACCAGCAAAGGAACTCTCTATCATTATTTTGAGAATAAACTGGAACTTTTTGAAACGATGTTGAATAAAGTTGTCGGGGAACTTTATGATAAAATAACAGGAATAAGCAGTCTGGAAATTGAATTTGAAGAGAAGCTGGAAAGGCTGGTAAAAGCGCTGGTTATTTTCTATAAAGAAAATGGTGACCTCGCTTTTACTTTTTTGGTCAGTTCAGGTACCGATCTCAAGAAAAAAGCCATGGAATGGCATACAAATTTCAATGATGCGATCAAAAAGATAATTTCAGAGGGTGTCGAAGCGGGTTTTTTGAAGAATAAAAATATCGAAATGCTCTCCCATTCTCTTCTGGGACTTACGCGTTCTTTGACGCCGCCTATGGTAAAAAGAGATTTTGTCGAAAGTGATCAGATGGTTAATTTTATTCTGGAGCTTTATCTGGAGGGGGTGAAGATAGAAGATGTCAGCGGTGTCAGATAA
- a CDS encoding efflux RND transporter periplasmic adaptor subunit: MLLLTKSGFFKKAVIAAVILTVLASGYLLVGDRLLGGENGEEEPNSREEMAAEEEEELATRVICFEAVIDDIEISNDFNITLEASKEYSIHPRLDGEVEHVNFDVGDRVEKGEVLAEIDDERYRAELEQAQAGLAAAEAELRRLETGTPEEELEQVRASMQEAQASVEGARRDVGYSEEIFEERTPDDMEIEEIETEYEQAERQLEIAEKELRQAELSYEDAEDNYERMSSLYEDGAISEREYEEALRGKEQAQSQLEAAEAGMRQSESALKGTETLKNMTIDLYDFRAEEEQMVSQARTQYEAAEASLEAAEAALAEAERGPTQEEIDAARARVEEAGAGVELASTVYDDVKIEAPADGTIAQVEIEEGETASPEAPLFYMVNLEVMEAVANINEPYVNQIEEGDEAPVTIYGAAEEEFTGRVNTISPLASEQGGFPVELRVPNPDEQIKSGMRGSIELIVDESQDTLLISQDATFEPEEHEADRADSSYKAVYVIDDENRARYQTVETGLETKDIVEIKSGLEEGDRLILHDQGRIEDGQKVEVVESETI, from the coding sequence ATGCTCTTATTGACAAAGTCAGGTTTTTTCAAAAAAGCAGTCATCGCAGCGGTGATTCTGACCGTTTTGGCTTCAGGGTATCTCCTGGTCGGCGATCGTCTCCTGGGAGGGGAGAATGGAGAAGAGGAACCCAATTCCCGGGAGGAGATGGCTGCCGAGGAAGAGGAAGAATTGGCCACCAGAGTGATCTGTTTTGAGGCGGTTATCGACGACATCGAGATCAGCAATGACTTTAATATAACGCTGGAAGCCAGCAAAGAATATTCCATTCATCCCCGCCTCGATGGCGAAGTAGAACACGTAAATTTTGATGTGGGCGACAGGGTGGAAAAAGGTGAGGTTCTGGCCGAGATAGATGATGAACGCTATCGCGCGGAACTGGAGCAGGCCCAGGCGGGATTGGCAGCCGCCGAAGCTGAATTGAGAAGACTGGAAACAGGAACGCCGGAGGAAGAGCTGGAGCAGGTAAGAGCCAGTATGCAGGAAGCTCAGGCCTCGGTAGAAGGAGCCCGCCGCGATGTAGGTTATTCTGAGGAGATCTTTGAGGAAAGAACCCCTGATGATATGGAAATTGAAGAGATCGAAACGGAGTATGAACAGGCCGAAAGGCAGCTGGAGATCGCCGAAAAGGAACTTCGTCAGGCCGAACTATCCTATGAAGACGCAGAAGATAATTATGAACGGATGTCCAGCCTGTACGAGGATGGGGCGATCAGTGAGCGCGAATATGAGGAGGCTTTGAGGGGCAAAGAGCAGGCTCAATCGCAGTTAGAAGCGGCTGAAGCCGGAATGCGTCAGTCAGAGTCAGCTTTGAAAGGAACTGAAACTTTAAAAAATATGACCATAGATCTTTATGACTTTCGGGCCGAAGAGGAACAGATGGTTTCCCAGGCCCGCACTCAATACGAAGCGGCTGAGGCTTCGCTGGAAGCTGCTGAAGCGGCTCTGGCCGAAGCGGAAAGAGGTCCGACTCAGGAGGAAATTGATGCCGCCCGCGCCCGGGTTGAGGAAGCCGGAGCGGGAGTGGAGCTGGCCAGCACTGTTTATGATGATGTTAAAATAGAAGCCCCGGCTGACGGTACGATCGCTCAGGTTGAAATAGAGGAAGGTGAAACTGCCAGCCCCGAAGCGCCATTATTTTACATGGTCAATCTGGAAGTGATGGAAGCGGTGGCCAATATAAATGAGCCGTATGTAAATCAGATTGAAGAAGGCGATGAAGCTCCTGTCACCATTTATGGAGCTGCTGAAGAGGAGTTTACCGGGAGAGTAAATACGATCTCCCCCCTAGCTTCTGAACAGGGCGGCTTTCCGGTCGAGCTGCGGGTGCCCAACCCTGATGAACAGATAAAGTCGGGTATGCGCGGCAGTATCGAATTAATAGTGGATGAATCGCAGGATACACTGCTCATCTCTCAGGATGCCACCTTTGAACCGGAAGAGCATGAGGCAGATCGAGCAGACAGCTCCTACAAAGCCGTGTATGTTATCGACGATGAAAATAGAGCCAGATATCAGACGGTAGAGACAGGGCTGGAAACAAAAGATATAGTGGAGATAAAATCGGGTCTGGAAGAAGGAGATCGGCTGATACTTCATGATCAGGGGCGTATCGAGGACGGCCAGAAGGTAGAGGTGGTAGAGAGTGAAACTATCTAA
- a CDS encoding metal-dependent hydrolase family protein yields MKILQLLKSSLILTGSDLKPLEDAAVLISKEGEIVKCGRQQELEIPDGTEVIDHSGKIIMPGLIDAHVHLCLKPVADPFEILLEESPGRTAIRAVEHARKTLKAGVTTVRDMSGKDYVDLDLRDAVAEGNIVGPRILASGKNLAMTGGHGWPTAEEVDGPAQARRGARKQIKEGADQIKIMATGGVMTEGVQPGAPQMTEDEMRAAIEEAHKADRKTAAHAQGTEGIKNALRAGIDSIEHGIFLDEKSIKLMKENEVFLVPTLAAPHWISEKGSEAGIPEYAVKKSDDIIEDHQQSFQAAYQAGVKIALGTDAGTPFNEHGKNTKELKLMVENGMTPQEALTAATSRGAELLGISAETGSIEPGCQADLLVLEKNPLEDIENIETLERIYLQGSEIIPGTV; encoded by the coding sequence GTGAAAATATTGCAGCTGCTTAAAAGTTCGCTCATTCTCACAGGTTCCGATCTAAAACCGCTGGAAGACGCTGCTGTACTCATAAGCAAAGAGGGAGAAATAGTAAAATGCGGTCGACAGCAGGAGCTGGAGATTCCTGATGGTACGGAAGTTATAGATCACAGCGGAAAGATCATAATGCCTGGCCTTATAGATGCACACGTTCATCTTTGCCTCAAACCTGTGGCAGATCCATTTGAAATTCTTCTGGAGGAATCTCCCGGGAGGACAGCAATTAGAGCCGTTGAGCACGCGCGAAAAACTCTCAAAGCTGGTGTGACCACAGTCCGTGATATGAGCGGGAAAGATTATGTCGATCTTGATCTGCGAGATGCTGTGGCTGAGGGAAATATAGTCGGCCCGCGGATTCTCGCTTCCGGAAAAAATCTGGCCATGACAGGAGGCCACGGCTGGCCCACTGCGGAAGAGGTCGATGGTCCGGCTCAGGCACGCCGGGGAGCCAGAAAGCAGATAAAAGAGGGAGCAGATCAGATAAAGATAATGGCCACCGGCGGTGTAATGACCGAGGGCGTCCAGCCCGGGGCGCCTCAAATGACCGAGGATGAAATGAGGGCTGCTATCGAAGAAGCTCATAAAGCGGATAGAAAAACAGCAGCTCATGCCCAGGGAACTGAAGGTATTAAAAACGCTCTGAGAGCCGGTATTGATTCTATTGAACACGGCATTTTTCTCGATGAAAAAAGTATAAAGCTCATGAAGGAAAATGAAGTTTTTCTGGTCCCCACTCTGGCTGCCCCTCACTGGATTTCAGAAAAGGGATCTGAAGCCGGGATCCCAGAATACGCTGTTAAAAAGAGCGATGACATAATCGAAGATCATCAGCAGAGCTTTCAGGCGGCTTATCAGGCCGGAGTCAAAATAGCGCTGGGAACCGATGCTGGCACTCCTTTTAACGAACACGGTAAAAACACCAAAGAATTAAAATTGATGGTGGAAAATGGGATGACTCCTCAAGAGGCTTTAACTGCTGCCACGAGCAGGGGGGCGGAACTTCTGGGTATTTCAGCGGAGACGGGAAGTATTGAGCCGGGCTGTCAGGCTGATCTGCTTGTGCTGGAAAAGAATCCTCTGGAGGATATTGAAAATATAGAAACTCTGGAACGAATTTATCTGCAGGGCAGCGAAATAATTCCCGGGACGGTTTGA
- a CDS encoding DICT sensory domain-containing protein yields MSEVSIYESIFGAVDGEVEDLGGEADEDKLNSMSLKFESRVSNLEDMCYIMEKVLLKEPSDAVVYAGFQKVSRARAIWDRYLDIADNVEQIYLFGEKDDDLPGHENIEFVYLPEKHPLVREWFLVIDKNIGSNMMVAYDQDGFGVEDLKEDRNFRGAKTSHPDHIDEASDLLDEVIEDLA; encoded by the coding sequence ATGTCTGAGGTTTCGATCTATGAAAGCATATTTGGGGCTGTGGATGGCGAAGTCGAAGATCTGGGCGGTGAAGCTGACGAGGATAAACTAAACAGCATGTCCCTTAAGTTTGAGAGCAGGGTCTCCAATCTTGAAGATATGTGTTATATTATGGAAAAAGTTCTGCTGAAAGAGCCCAGCGATGCAGTGGTTTATGCCGGCTTCCAGAAGGTTTCTCGGGCGCGGGCTATCTGGGATCGTTATCTGGATATTGCCGATAACGTCGAACAAATTTATCTTTTTGGAGAAAAAGATGATGATCTTCCCGGACATGAAAACATAGAATTCGTTTATCTGCCTGAAAAACACCCTCTTGTCAGGGAATGGTTTTTGGTGATAGATAAAAATATCGGTTCCAATATGATGGTTGCCTACGATCAGGATGGTTTTGGTGTTGAAGACTTAAAAGAGGACAGAAATTTCCGCGGTGCCAAAACAAGTCATCCCGATCATATAGATGAGGCTTCAGATCTACTCGATGAGGTAATAGAAGATCTGGCCTGA
- a CDS encoding cobalamin B12-binding domain-containing protein: MNKLRDKIGGLSPVENRAAEDYIECKNKINEYVDEKMAAREDIDGLIGYNPLEVMFDNHEKHVLFMAETFKFNEMRLLADTLPWVYSVYKEKGFSYRYFKVSISCWIEAVNKFIPDEYNQSIIEVYKWIKKHHEDIIALAEESENAAGEVDEDWRPLFNEFIDALLIKEIDDCRAIMQENISSRDDLKNFAEKVIKPALYTVGFMWEQGNITVAEEHRASSIVSRILSSYHMEYLHPAKTRGRAVVSSVANEYHEIGARIVADFLEFDGWDVSFLGASTPVVELVEFLEKEQPDLLGLSVSMPYNVTALSEVIESVREDESISDLKILVGGRALNDHRYLLDNIDYDAFAQNGEEAAEIARDWSSD; encoded by the coding sequence ATGAACAAGTTGAGAGATAAAATCGGCGGTCTTTCTCCGGTCGAGAATAGAGCAGCGGAAGATTATATCGAATGCAAAAATAAAATAAATGAATATGTCGACGAAAAGATGGCAGCCAGGGAGGATATCGACGGACTTATCGGTTATAATCCTCTCGAAGTTATGTTCGACAACCATGAAAAACACGTCCTTTTTATGGCGGAAACTTTTAAATTTAACGAGATGCGTCTTCTGGCTGACACCCTACCCTGGGTTTATTCGGTTTATAAAGAAAAGGGTTTTTCCTATAGATATTTTAAGGTGAGTATTTCCTGCTGGATAGAAGCGGTGAATAAATTTATTCCGGATGAGTACAATCAATCCATCATTGAGGTTTATAAATGGATAAAAAAGCATCATGAGGATATAATAGCCCTGGCTGAAGAATCCGAAAATGCTGCCGGGGAAGTAGACGAGGACTGGCGCCCGTTATTTAATGAGTTTATTGACGCTTTGCTGATCAAGGAAATAGATGATTGCCGGGCAATTATGCAAGAAAATATATCCTCGCGCGATGATCTCAAAAACTTTGCGGAAAAGGTGATAAAACCCGCACTTTACACCGTGGGATTTATGTGGGAGCAGGGTAATATAACGGTGGCAGAGGAGCATAGAGCTTCTTCAATTGTATCTAGAATTCTTTCCTCCTATCATATGGAATATCTGCATCCGGCCAAAACCAGGGGCAGAGCGGTGGTCTCATCCGTAGCCAACGAGTACCACGAGATAGGGGCGAGAATTGTGGCGGATTTTCTGGAGTTTGACGGCTGGGATGTTTCTTTTCTGGGAGCCAGCACTCCTGTAGTCGAGCTCGTAGAATTTCTGGAAAAGGAGCAGCCTGATCTTCTCGGCCTCTCGGTATCCATGCCTTATAATGTCACCGCTCTGAGCGAGGTCATAGAATCTGTGAGGGAAGATGAGAGTATTTCGGATCTCAAAATACTGGTCGGCGGCAGAGCTTTGAACGATCATAGGTATCTGCTCGATAATATAGATTATGATGCCTTCGCACAAAACGGAGAAGAGGCGGCAGAGATAGCTAGAGACTGGAGCAGTGACTGA